The sequence TGGTGGTGCAGGCGTTTTGGCCCGGCGCCACCGCCCAGCAAATGGCCGAGCAGGTGGCCGACAAGGTCGAACGCACCCTGCAAGAAGTCCCCCACGCCGACATCATCCGCACCTACACCAAACCCGGCGAAATGCTGGTGATGTTCCAGCTCAAGGACTCGACGCCCCCCAAAGAGGTGCCGGATGCTTGGTATCAGGTGCGCAAAAAAATCGGTGACATGCGCAGCACCTTGCCCGCTGGCGTCATCGGCCCGGTGTTCAACGACCAGTTCGGGGACGTGTACGGCTCGATTTATGCCCTGTCCGCCGATGGATTCAGCACCGAGGAGCTGCGTCAGCACGCCGAGGACGTGCGTGCCCGCCTCCTCAAAGTGCCGGACGTGGCCAAGGTCGAGCTGTTTGGCGTCCAAGCCGAAAAGCTCTACATCGAAATTTCCCACAAACGCTTGGCCGAATTGGGGCTGGATCTGAACCAGGTGATCGCCCAACTCACGGCGCAAAACACCGTCGAAGGGGCCGGAGTGCTGAATGCGGGCAGCCAAAACGTGCAACTGCGCGTCGATGGCGCCTTGACCACGCCGGACTCGCTGCGCCAACTGCCCATCCGCGCCACCAACCCGGCCACCGGCCAAGCCAGCAGCCTGCGCTTGGGGGACATCGCCGACATTCGTCGCGCCTACGTCGATCCACCGGCCACGATGGTGCGCCATCAAGGCAAACAAGTGGTGGCCCTGGGCGTGGCCATGGCCAAGGGCGGTGACATCCTCGCCATGGGCCAAGCCCTGACCGCCACGGTGAACACCCTGCGCCCGACGCTGCCGCTGGGCATCGAAATTTCGCAGGTGCAAGACCAGCCGCAGGTGGTGTCGCGCTCGGTGAACGAGTTCGTCGGCACACTGGTGGAAGCGGTGGTGATCGTGCTCATGGTGAGTTTTGTCAGCCTGGGGCTGCACACGCGGCCCCTGCGCATCGACATTTGGCCGGGTTTGGTGGTGGCCATCACCATCCCGCTGGTGCTGGCGATCACCTTTGTCACCATGTTTTACTGGGGCGTGGGGCTGCACAAAATCTCGTTGGGCTCGCTCATCATCGCCCTGGGCTTGTTGGTGGACGATGCCATCATTGCCGTGGAAATGATGGTGCGCAAACTCGAAGAAGGCTACGACCGGCTGCACGCCGCCACCCACGCCTACGAAGTCACCTCGATGCCGATGCTGACCGGCACGCTCATCACCGCCGCCGGGTTCCTGCCCATCGGCATGGCCCAATCGACGGTCGGGGAATACACCTTCGCCATCTTTGCCGTGACCTCGGCAGCACTGGTGATTTCGTGGCTGGTGTCGGTGTACTTCGTGCCTTACCTCGGAGCGTGGCTGCTGCACACCCACAAGGCCAACGACGGCACTCCGCACGAGCTGTTCGACACGCCGTTCTACACCCGCTTTCGCACCCTGGTGGATCGCTGCGTCGAACACCGCTGGGTGACCATCGGGGTGACGCTGCTGATTTTCGCTCTGGGCATCGTCGGCATGGGGCGGGTGCAACAGCAGTTTTTCCCGGATTCGAGCCGGCCAGAAATCCTCGTGGACTTGTGGTTGCCGGAGGGCGCCACCATCCAAGCGTCCGAAGAGGTGGCCAAGCGTTTTGAAGCACGGATGCTCAAAGAGGACGGTTTGCAAAGTGTGACCGCCTGGGTGGGCAGTGGCGTGCCGCGTTTTTACCTGCCGCTGGATCAGGTGTTCCCGCAGGCCAACGTGAGCCAGTTCATTTTGCTGCCCAAGGACTTCAAGGTGCGCGAAGAACTGCGTCAGCGCCTGCCCGAGCTGCTGGCCAGCGAGTTTCCCGAAGTGCGTGGCCGCGTCAAACTGCTGCCCAGCGGGCCGCCGGTGGCGTATCCGGTGCAGTTCCGCGTCGTGGGGGACGACATGCGCCAGGTGCGCCAGTGGGGCGACACCGCCAAAGAATTGCTGCGCGCCAACCCCAACATGCGCGGCGTCAACGACAACTGGAACGAACAAATCAAAGCCCTGCGCTTGGTGATCGACCAAGACAAGGCCCGCGCCTTGGGCGTCACCAGCCAGTCGATTGCGCAGACCACGCGGGCGCTGTTCTCGGGTTCCACCATCGGCCAGTTCCGTGAGGGCGATCGGCTCGTGGACATCGTGCTGCGCCAACCCCAAGCCGAACGGGACGCCCTGACCGACTTGGTCAGCGCCTACGTCGCCACCAGCAGCGGGCGTTCGATTCCGCTGACACAAATCGCCCAGGTGGAACACGGTTGGGAGCCCGGCGTGCTGTGGCGCGAAGGTCGCAAATACGCCGTGACCGTGCAAGGCGATGTGATCGAGGGCGTGCAAGGCGCCACCGTGACCCACCAGATTTGGCCCGACATGGCCAAGCTGCGTGAACGCATGCCGCCGGGCATGGACATCGAGATTGCCGGTGCCGTGGCCGAAAGCGCCAAGGGCCAGGGCTCGATTGCCGTCGGTGCGCCGCTGATGCTGTTCATCATGCTGACGCTGCTGATGATGCAACTGCAAAGCTTCTCGCGCACCCTGCTGGTGGTGTTGACGGCGCCGCTGGGCATTGCGGGGGTGGCGGCGGCCTTGCTGATCTTGAACCGACCGTTCGGCTTTGTCGCCTTGTTGGGCTTCATTGCGTTGCTGGGCATGATCATGCGCAACTCAGTGATCTTGATCGACCAGATTGAGCAGGATCGTGCCCGGGGCGTGCCGGCCTGGGAGGCCATCGTCGAATCGGCGGTGCGACGCTTCCGGCCCATCGTGCTGACAGCGGCGGCAGCGGTGCTGGCGATGATTCCGCTGTCGCGCAGCACCTTCTGGGGGCCGATGGCGGTGGCCATCATGGGCGGGCTCATTGTCGCCACCGCCCTGACTTTGCTGGCCCTGCCCGCGATGTACGCCGCCTGGTTCCGTGTGCGGCGCGAAACCGGCGCACAAGTTGGCTAGAATGCGCGGCTTACCAATTCGCCCGGGTGCTGGTTGAAGTTTGCGCCAGGCCCGAGGAATCAGGCAGTTCGAACACACGATATGCGTTGCGCGGGTGGCGAAATTGGTAGACGCACCAGGTTTAGGTCCTGACGCCTTCACGGGCGTGCCGGTTCGAGTCCGGCCCCGCGCACCATCCAACACGATCACAAGACTTTTCGCATCATGGCAGTCACTGTTGAAACCCTGGAAAAGCTCGAACGCCGCATCACCCTGACGCTGCCGACCAGCGAGATCGAATCCGAAGTCAACGCCCGCCTGAAGAAGCTGGCACGCACCGTGAAGGCCGACGGCTTCCGTCCGGGCAAGGTGCCGATGTCCATCGTGGCTC is a genomic window of Vitreoscilla filiformis containing:
- a CDS encoding efflux RND transporter permease subunit; its protein translation is MSRRHPRATERETFNISRWALEHAPLTRYLMVVLMVLGLAAYFQLGQDEDPPFTFRAMVVQAFWPGATAQQMAEQVADKVERTLQEVPHADIIRTYTKPGEMLVMFQLKDSTPPKEVPDAWYQVRKKIGDMRSTLPAGVIGPVFNDQFGDVYGSIYALSADGFSTEELRQHAEDVRARLLKVPDVAKVELFGVQAEKLYIEISHKRLAELGLDLNQVIAQLTAQNTVEGAGVLNAGSQNVQLRVDGALTTPDSLRQLPIRATNPATGQASSLRLGDIADIRRAYVDPPATMVRHQGKQVVALGVAMAKGGDILAMGQALTATVNTLRPTLPLGIEISQVQDQPQVVSRSVNEFVGTLVEAVVIVLMVSFVSLGLHTRPLRIDIWPGLVVAITIPLVLAITFVTMFYWGVGLHKISLGSLIIALGLLVDDAIIAVEMMVRKLEEGYDRLHAATHAYEVTSMPMLTGTLITAAGFLPIGMAQSTVGEYTFAIFAVTSAALVISWLVSVYFVPYLGAWLLHTHKANDGTPHELFDTPFYTRFRTLVDRCVEHRWVTIGVTLLIFALGIVGMGRVQQQFFPDSSRPEILVDLWLPEGATIQASEEVAKRFEARMLKEDGLQSVTAWVGSGVPRFYLPLDQVFPQANVSQFILLPKDFKVREELRQRLPELLASEFPEVRGRVKLLPSGPPVAYPVQFRVVGDDMRQVRQWGDTAKELLRANPNMRGVNDNWNEQIKALRLVIDQDKARALGVTSQSIAQTTRALFSGSTIGQFREGDRLVDIVLRQPQAERDALTDLVSAYVATSSGRSIPLTQIAQVEHGWEPGVLWREGRKYAVTVQGDVIEGVQGATVTHQIWPDMAKLRERMPPGMDIEIAGAVAESAKGQGSIAVGAPLMLFIMLTLLMMQLQSFSRTLLVVLTAPLGIAGVAAALLILNRPFGFVALLGFIALLGMIMRNSVILIDQIEQDRARGVPAWEAIVESAVRRFRPIVLTAAAAVLAMIPLSRSTFWGPMAVAIMGGLIVATALTLLALPAMYAAWFRVRRETGAQVG